In Zalophus californianus isolate mZalCal1 chromosome 17, mZalCal1.pri.v2, whole genome shotgun sequence, one DNA window encodes the following:
- the NECTIN2 gene encoding nectin-2 isoform X1, protein MARAAALPPSRSSPTLPLLSLLLLLLLRETGAQDVQVRVPPEVRGHLGATVQLPCHLLSPGPEVRVSQVTWLHVDAAGVSKSVAAFHPSYGPSFRGPKPGEERLSFVTAGQSPGTRQGTEMELRDATLALRGLTVEDEGNYTCEFATFPSGTSRGVTWLRAIAQPQNHAETQEVTLGLEPVPVARCVSEGGRPPARITWFSHLDGEAKESQMSGPVPGTVTVTSRFTLVPLSGADGVKVTCKVEHESFEEPILLPVTLSVRYPPEVSISGYDDNWYLGRSEATLSCDVRSKPEPTGYDWSTTAGIFPASAVAQGPQLIIHSVDKLVNTTFICTVTNAVGTGRAEQVVLVRETPNTAGAGATGGIIGGIIAAIIATAVVATGILICRQQRKEQRLQGAEEEDDLEGPPSYKPPTPKAKLKEPEMPSQLFTLGASEHSPLKTPYFDAGVSCAEQDMPRYHELPTLEERSGPLLLGATGPGSPILVPPGPPVVEGASLDLEDEEEEEEDYLDKINPIYDALSYSSPSDSYQSKGFVMSRAMYV, encoded by the exons ATGGCCCGGGCCGCAGCCCTCCCGCCGTCGAGATCGTCGCCGACGCTGCCGCTCCTgtcgctgctgctgctgctgctgctccggGAAACCG gGGCCCAGGATGTGCAAGTCCGAGTGCCACCCGAGGTGCGGGGCCACCTGGGGGCCACCGTGCAGCTGCCGTGCCATCTGCTGTCTCCAGGACCTGAAGTCCGAGTCTCGCAGGTGACGTGGCTGCACGTGGACGCAGCCGGGGTCAGCAAGAGCGTGGCCGCCTTCCACCCTTCCTACGGTCCCAGCTTCCGCGGCCCAAAGCCTGGCGAAGAGCGATTGTCCTTTGTCACTGCCGGGCAGAGCCCCGGGACCAGGCAGGGCACGGAAATGGAGCTGCGGGATGCCACGCTGGCCCTCCGGGGACTGACAGTGGAGGATGAGGGCAACTATACCTGCGAGTTTGCCACCTTCCCCAGTGGCACCAGTCGGGGGGTGACCTGGCTCAGAGCCATAG CACAGCCCCAGAACCACGCCGAAACGCAGGAAGTCACGCTCGGCCTGGAACCTGTGCCCGTGGCCCGCTGTGTCTCCGAGGGGGGCCGTCCCCCCGCCCGAATCACCTGGTTCTCGCACCTGGACGGGGAGGCCAAAGAGAGCCAGATGTCAGGGCCTGTGCCCGGCACAGTCACTGTCACCAGCCGATTCACCTTGGTGCCCTTGAGCGGAGCAGATGGTGTCAAGGTCACCTGCAAGGTGGAGCACGAGAGCTTTGAGGAGCCCATCCTGCTGCCTGTCACCCTCTCTGTACGCT atCCCCCTGAGGTCTCCATCTCTGGCTACGATGACAACTGGTACCTCGGCCGCAGCGAGGCCACCCTGAGCTGTGACGTCCGCAGCAAACCGGAGCCCACAGGCTATGACTGGAGCAC GACGGCAGGCATCTTCCCAGCTTCCGCAGTAGCCCAGGGCCCCCAGCTGATCATCCACTCAGTGGACAAACTGGTCAACACCACGTTCATCTGCACGGTCACCAACGCCGTGGGCACGGGTCGCGCTGAGCAGGTGGTCCTCGTGCGAG AGACCCCCAACACAGCAGGCGCGGGGGCCACGGGTGGCATCATTGGGGGCATCATTGCTGCCATCATTGCTACCGCTGTGGTCGCCACAGGCATCCTCATCTGCCGGCAGCAGCGGAAAGAGCAGAGGCtgcagggggcagaggaggaggacgA TCTGGAGGGGCCTCCCTCATACAAGCCACCAACCCCCAAGGCGAAGCTGAAGGAGCCTGAGATG ccCTCCCAGCTCTTCACTCTTGGAGCCTCAGAGCACAGCCCACTCAAGACCCCCTACTTTGATGCTGGCGTCTCATGTGCTGAGCAG gataTGCCTCGATATCATGAGCTGCCCACCTTGGAAGAGCGCTCGGGGCCCCTGCTCCTGGGGGCCACGGGTCCGGGGTCCCCCATCCTGGTGCCTCCAGGGCCACCTGTTGTGGAGGGCGCTTCCCTGGACTTAGAGgacgaggaagaggaggaggaagactaTCTAGATAAGATCAACCCCATCTATGATGCCCTGTCCTACTCCAGCCCCTCTGATTCCTACCAGAGCAAAGGCTTTGTCATGTCCCGAGCCATGTATGTGTGA
- the NECTIN2 gene encoding nectin-2 isoform X2, with product MARAAALPPSRSSPTLPLLSLLLLLLLRETGAQDVQVRVPPEVRGHLGATVQLPCHLLSPGPEVRVSQVTWLHVDAAGVSKSVAAFHPSYGPSFRGPKPGEERLSFVTAGQSPGTRQGTEMELRDATLALRGLTVEDEGNYTCEFATFPSGTSRGVTWLRAIAQPQNHAETQEVTLGLEPVPVARCVSEGGRPPARITWFSHLDGEAKESQMSGPVPGTVTVTSRFTLVPLSGADGVKVTCKVEHESFEEPILLPVTLSVRYPPEVSISGYDDNWYLGRSEATLSCDVRSKPEPTGYDWSTTAGIFPASAVAQGPQLIIHSVDKLVNTTFICTVTNAVGTGRAEQVVLVRDTPRASPRDVGPVVWGAVGGTLLVLLLLAGGSLAFILLRVRRRRKSPGGGGGGGGDSLGGSYDPKTQVFGNGGPVFWTPSAPGPLKPDGKDEEEEEEEEEKAEEGLMLPPPKALEDDMESQLDGSLISRRAIYV from the exons ATGGCCCGGGCCGCAGCCCTCCCGCCGTCGAGATCGTCGCCGACGCTGCCGCTCCTgtcgctgctgctgctgctgctgctccggGAAACCG gGGCCCAGGATGTGCAAGTCCGAGTGCCACCCGAGGTGCGGGGCCACCTGGGGGCCACCGTGCAGCTGCCGTGCCATCTGCTGTCTCCAGGACCTGAAGTCCGAGTCTCGCAGGTGACGTGGCTGCACGTGGACGCAGCCGGGGTCAGCAAGAGCGTGGCCGCCTTCCACCCTTCCTACGGTCCCAGCTTCCGCGGCCCAAAGCCTGGCGAAGAGCGATTGTCCTTTGTCACTGCCGGGCAGAGCCCCGGGACCAGGCAGGGCACGGAAATGGAGCTGCGGGATGCCACGCTGGCCCTCCGGGGACTGACAGTGGAGGATGAGGGCAACTATACCTGCGAGTTTGCCACCTTCCCCAGTGGCACCAGTCGGGGGGTGACCTGGCTCAGAGCCATAG CACAGCCCCAGAACCACGCCGAAACGCAGGAAGTCACGCTCGGCCTGGAACCTGTGCCCGTGGCCCGCTGTGTCTCCGAGGGGGGCCGTCCCCCCGCCCGAATCACCTGGTTCTCGCACCTGGACGGGGAGGCCAAAGAGAGCCAGATGTCAGGGCCTGTGCCCGGCACAGTCACTGTCACCAGCCGATTCACCTTGGTGCCCTTGAGCGGAGCAGATGGTGTCAAGGTCACCTGCAAGGTGGAGCACGAGAGCTTTGAGGAGCCCATCCTGCTGCCTGTCACCCTCTCTGTACGCT atCCCCCTGAGGTCTCCATCTCTGGCTACGATGACAACTGGTACCTCGGCCGCAGCGAGGCCACCCTGAGCTGTGACGTCCGCAGCAAACCGGAGCCCACAGGCTATGACTGGAGCAC GACGGCAGGCATCTTCCCAGCTTCCGCAGTAGCCCAGGGCCCCCAGCTGATCATCCACTCAGTGGACAAACTGGTCAACACCACGTTCATCTGCACGGTCACCAACGCCGTGGGCACGGGTCGCGCTGAGCAGGTGGTCCTCGTGCGAG aCACACCCCGGGCCTCGCCCCGAGACGTGGGGCCGGTGGTGTGGGGGGCCGTGGGGGGGACACTGCTGGTGCTGCTGCTTCTGGCTGGGGGGTCGTTGGCCTTCATCTTgctgagggtgaggaggaggaggaagagccctggaggaggaggcggaggaggaggagacagccTTGGAGGATCCTACGATCCAAAAACTCAGGTGTTTGGGAATGGGGGCCCCGTCTTCTGGACACCAAGCGCCCCTGGTCCCCTGAAGCCAGATGGcaaggatgaggaggaagaggaggaagaggaggagaaagcgGAGGAAGGTCTCATGTTGCCTCCACCCAAGGCTCTCGAGGACGACATGGAGTCCCAGCTGGACGGCTCCCTCATTTCACGGCGGGCAATTTACGTGTGA